In Silene latifolia isolate original U9 population chromosome 3, ASM4854445v1, whole genome shotgun sequence, a single window of DNA contains:
- the LOC141649623 gene encoding uncharacterized protein LOC141649623 produces the protein MKIDLQKAYDSIEWEFVRAMLAALNFPAAFSHLILECVISPTYTLSLNGESFGYFKGKRGLRQGDPLSPLIFMISYFFCKGDRMSITGMIRAFESFSRASGLKMNKNKSSIYSNGVEKHVINEIVKVSGITRRSLPFKYLGIPIAARKLSVLECSSLVDKVAGRIRALGCRKLRISCGQDWIMIMERHWWLGIKSARLKSMVVWASRTFGGWNKAAQKKDHLWVRWVHSVFIKSENWVDYQPNQSGSWAWRKLCRLKNQMHSGYVGNWWMHNQNPYTIQSGYEWLNPAPVKAPWYQFVWVKEALHKHSLLGG, from the exons ATGAAGATTGATTTGCAAAAAGCGTATGATTCCATTGAATGGGAGTTTGTGAGAGCTATGCTAGCTGCCCTTAATTTCCCTGCTGCTTTTTCCCATCTTATTCTTGAATGTGTGATTTCTCCAACATACACTTTATCCCTCAATGGAGAATCTTTTGGATATTTTAAGGGCAAGAGGGGGCTGAGACAAGGGGACCCCCTCTCCCCTTTGATATTT ATGATCTCTTACTTTTTTTGCAAAGGTGACAGAATGTCTATAACAGGTATGATCAGAGCATTTGAATCATTTTCAAGAGCATCAGGGCTTAAAATGAATAAGAATAAGTCAAGTATCTACAGTAATGGGGTGGAGAAACATGTGATAAATGAGATAGTTAAGGTCAGTGGTATAACTCGTAGATCTTTGCCTTTCAAATATTTAGGCATCCCAATTGCTGCTAGAAAGTTATCAGTGTTAGAATGCTCAAGTTTGGTTGATAAAGTTGCTGGCAGGATCAGAGCATTAGGATGCAGGAAGCTGA GAATTTCCTGTGGACAGGATTGGATTATGATCATGGAAAGGCATTGGTGGCTTGGGATCAAATCTGCAAGGCTAAAGTCCATGGTGGTTTGGGCATCAAGGACATTTGGTGGTTGGAATAAGGCTGCCCAGAAAAAGGACCACCTATGGGTGAGATGGGTGCACTCTGTTTTCATAAAATCTGAGAATTGGGTTGATTATCAGCCTAATCAAAGTGGCAGTTGGGCATGGAGAAAACTGTGCAGACTGAAGAATCAGATGCATAGTGGCTATGTTGGGAACTGGTGGATGCATAACCAAAATCCTTACACAATTCAAAGTGGATATGAATGGCTGAATCCAGCTCCTGTAAAGGCACCTTGGTATCAGTTTGTTTGGGTGAAGGAGGCTTTACATAAACATAGTTTATTGGGTGGTTGA
- the LOC141649624 gene encoding uncharacterized protein LOC141649624, whose amino-acid sequence MEVDSVGRSEGLAFLWREDVSVKFRSASVHYMDFDIGEVGLEWRLTGFYGWPSVQDRQLSWQLLKQLAEEDHSSWLCIGDFNEVLYANEMQGGSRAQWQMNNFREAVDVCGLCDLSFEGYEFTYDNGQAGVDNRQCRLDRAMKTEAWSDQFPYARIYHLNREWSDHAPIMVKLDGRREERGVMGKRFRFEQMWVGEEGCEDTIRRVWEVDDFDVLETISRCAAELKKWKGVSIGKIVRDLSRKRKRLAWLNEHERTIGNVKERKKLLGEITSLLRQEEIFWRQRSRAIWLREGDRNTKYFHRKARQRKKKNTISRIVGRNGAVCEGREAVTEEAEGFFSELFESSRPEQDDGIFDGVRGRVTAAMNEHFAAAYRGEEVIEALNQMHPLKAPGPDGMNALFYQTYWHIVGPSVTRMVLGVLNRGEFPCLVNHTHIVLIPKKKAPDKLAEYRPISLCNVLYKLISKVLANRLKLFLGMLVSENQSAFTPGRLISDNILVAFELFHYMKNSRSNGGHLALKLDMAKAYDRVEWVFLHKVLLAMGFDNGWVSNVMRCVSSVTYGVLINGVPSRDVIPMRGLRQGDPISPYLFILCAEVLSSLLRRECERGAIHGIRVAPQAPVVTHLFFADDSIIFVKANVREAQRVMEVLHRYEVASGQLVSKEKTTVSFSRGTEERRRLAVEAVLGVRVVAEHDRYLGLPTVIGHSKQVLTRVVRDKLNNKLQGWRGMLFSRAGRETLIKAVAQSIPTYAMSVFRLPSNFCDELRSMVSRFWWGSINGKRKMSWVAWRYLCRPKARGGLGFRDFEEFNRALLAKQAWRLICEDGSLMGRILKGKYFPNCSFMDAEVGNNPSYTYTWRSIFGAKEVMGLGVRRRIGSGGDIRVWTDPWVPGTKSRCVISPRGHADIDMRVAELMVDGENRWDEAKIDSMFLPFEAVRIKGIRLGKTGYKLLVEDGELEVGQSDFANEGWLWKVIWKVPVLPRIKVFMWQLCHDAIPTKANIARRMGSDDVACPRCHSERESCFHAIRGCGWGDEVWEEVGVDKGVWRGDMLVRDWLEAALRELGEKERVLFLVTCWVLWERRNKLVFEGERWDVGGIMRRIWGVVWEMESVQGESVLSGVEGSRLGCWKPPELGVSKINTDAGVMEGVGVGLGAVCRDSAGRVEWAVVVHRGIGGDVAMAEAEAILLGLQEARRMQSRKVIVESDCLIVVEDLLKQRNGRSELFLIYEEIRQLSLIFESIVFKHVSRNFNKLAHKLAHAMPWNHGRRFWTTDLPAEIGIVADADISNIT is encoded by the exons ATGGAGGTAGATAGTGTGGGTAGGTCAGAAGGTCTTGCTTTTTTGTGGCGTGAGGATGTTAGTGTGAAGTTTCGGTCGGCTTCCGTCCATTATATGGACTTCGATATTGGTGAGGTAGGTTTGGAGTGGCGTTTGACTGGATTTTATGGTTGGCCGTCAGTGCAGGATAGACAGCTGTCTTGGCAATTATTAAAACAGCTGGCTGAGGAAGATCATTCTTCGTGGTTGTGTATAGGAGATTTTAACGAGGTTTTATATGCTAATGAGATGCAGGGTGGATCTAGGGCCCAGTGGCAGATGAATAATTTTAGAGAGGCCGTGGATGTTTGTGGATTATGTGATTTATCTTTCGAGGGTTACGAATTTACTTATGATAATGGTCAAGCTGGTGTGGACAATAGGCAGTGTCGGTTGGATAGGGCTATGAAGACGGAGGCTTGGAGTGATCAATTTCCCTACGCTAGAATCTATCACTTGAATAGAGAATGGTCTGATCATGCACCCATTATGGTGAAGCTGGATGGCCGCAGGGAAGAGAGAGGTGTAATGGGGAAGCGGTTCCGTTTTGAGCAGATGTGGGTGGGGGAGGAGGGGTGTGAAGATACTATTCGGCGTGTATGGGAGGTTGATGATTTTGATGTGCTAGAGACTATTTCTCGTTGTGCAGCTGAACTGAAAAAATGGAAGGGCGTGAGTATTGGGAAGATAGTAAGGGACTTGTCACGTAAGAGGAAGAGATTGGCATGGCTAAATGAGCATGAGCGAACTATTGGTAATGTTAAGGAGAGGAAAAAGCTGTTGGGGGAGATAACAAGTCTTCTTCGGCAGGAGGAGATTTTCTGGAGACAGAGGTCAAGGGCTATTTGGCTTAGGGAAGGGGACCGTAATACTAAATATTTTCATAGGAAGGCTCGGCAGAGAAAGAAGAAAAACACAATTAGTCGTATTGTGGGGAGGAATGGTGCGGTTTGTGAGGGTAGGGAGGCGGTAACGGAGGAGGCTGAAGGTTTTTTCTCGGAGCTGTTTGAGTCGTCTAGGCCAGAGCAAGATGATGGGATTTTTGATGGGGTACGGGGACGCGTGACGGCGGCTATGAATGAGCACTTTGCGGCGGCTTATAGGGGTGAGGAGGTGATCGAGGCTCTAAATCAGATGCATCCTTTGAAGGCCCCGGGGCCGGATGGGATGAATGCGTTATTCTATCAAACATATTGGCATATTGTTGGTCCTTCTGTCACGAGAATGGTGTTGGGTGTCTTAAATCGAGGTGAGTTTCCTTGTTTGGTAAATCATACCCATATTGTTTTAATTCCAAAAAAGAAGGCGCCGGATAAACTTGCGGAATATCGTCCGATAAGCTTGTGTAATGTGTTATATAAACTTATTTCTAAGGTCTTAGCTAATAGACTTAAGTTATTTCTTGGTATGCTGGTTTCGGAGAATCAAAGTGCTTTTACCCCGGGGAGGTTGATTTCTGATAATATTTTAGTTGCATTTGAGCTGTTTCATTATATGAAGAATTCGCGGTCAAATGGGGGTCATTTAGCCTTGAAGCTGGATATGGCAAAAGCATATGATAGAGTGGAGTGGGTTTTTTTGCATAAGGTTCTACTGGCTATGGGTTTTGATAATGGGTGGGTAAGTAATGTGATGCGGTGTGTTAGTTCTGTTACATATGGAGTTTTAATTAACGGGGTACCGTCACGGGACGTGATTCCGATGCGTGGACTTCGTCAAGGCGATCCCATCTCGccatatttatttattctttgtgCTGAAGTTCTATCAAGTTTGTTGCGAAGGGAATGTGAAAGAGGGGCTATACATGGAATACGGGTTGCGCCTCAAGCACCGGTGGTTACGCATCTTTTCTTTGCAGACGATAGTATTATTTTTGTCAAAGCTAATGTGAGGGAGGCACAACGTGTTATGGAAGTTCTTCATAGGTATGAGGTGGCGTCGGGTCAATTAGTGAGTAAGGAAAAGACAACTGTGTCTTTTAGTAGAGGTACTGAGGAACGCAGACGGCTGGCTGTTGAGGCTGTTCTTGGTGTGCGTGTGGTAGCAGAACATGACAGGTATTTGGGGTTGCCCACGGTGATTGGGCATTCGAAGCAGGTTCTCACTAGGGTGGTGCGTGATAAGCTGAATAATAAGTTGCAGGGTTGGCGGGGTATGCTATTTAGCCGAGCTGGTAGGGAGACTCTGATAAAGGCAGTGGCCCAATCTATTCCTACTTATGCGATGAGTGTTTTTAGACTACCTTCCAATTTCTGTGATGAGTTACGTTCTATGGTGTCGAGATTCTGGTGGGGTTCGATTAATGGTAAGAGGAAGATGTCATGGGTTGCGTGGAGATATTTGTGTCGGCCTAAGGCGAGAGGAGGGCTCGGTTTTCGTGACTTTGAAGAGTTTAATAGGGCTTTGTTAGCCAAGCAAGCTTGGAGATTGATATGTGAGGATGGGAGTTTAATGGGGAGGATTTTGAAAGGTAAGTATTTTCCCAATTGTTCTTTTATGGATGCTGAGGTTGGGAATAACCCGAGTTATACGTATACGTGGAGAAGCATCTTTGGTGCGAAGGAGGTTATGGGTCTTGGAGTCCGTCGTCGTATTGGTTCGGGTGGTGATATTAGGGTTTGGACGGACCCATGGGTGCCGGGAACGAAATCGAGGTGTGTCATCTCTCCACGGGGACATGCCGATATTGATATGCGAGTAGCTGAGTTGATGGTTGATGGTGAGAACCGGTGGGATGAGGCAAAGATTGATAGTATGTTCTTGCCTTTCGAAGCAGTGAGAATTAAGGGCATTCGTCTTGGGAAG ACAGGGTATAAGTTGCTTGTAGAAGATGGGGAGTTGGAGGTTGGGCAGTCTGATTTTGCGAATGAAGGTTGGTTATGGAAGGTGATTTGGAAGGTACCTGTTCTCCCACGAATTAAGGTTTTTATGTGGCAATTGTGCCATGATGCGATTCCTACGAAGGCTAATATAGCTCGTCGGATGGGTAGTGATGATGTAGCATGTCCTCGTTGTCACAGTGAACGGGAGTCTTGTTTTCACGCCATAAGGGGATGTGGTTGGGGTGATGAAGTTTGGGAGGAGGTGGGGGTTGATAAGGGTGTATGGCGTGGTGATATGTTGGTAAGGGATTGGTTGGAGGCTGCTTTAAGGGAGCTGGGGGAGAAGGAGAGGGTTTTGTTCCTTGTCACATGTTGGGTTTTATGGGAGCGGAGAAATAAGCTTGTTTTTGAAGGGGAAAGGTGGGATGTGGGAGGGATTATGCGGAGGATTTGGGGTGTTGTATGGGAAATGGAGTCGGTGCAAGGTGAAAGTGTGCTGAGTGGTGTGGAGGGGTCTCGGCTAGGGTGCTGGAAGCCGCCGGAGTTGGGGGTGTCTAAGATAAATACGGATGCAGGGGTCATGGAGGGGGTAGGTGTGGGGCTGGGTGCGGTTTGTCGGGATTCGGCGGGCAGAGTTGAGTGGGCGGTGGTGGTGCATCGAGGTATAGGGGGTGATGTAGCAATGGCGGAAGCTGAAGCGATATTGTTGGGTCTGCAAGAAGCTAGAAGGATGCAGTCCCGGAAAGTCATTGTTGAGAGCGATTGCCTGATCGTAGTTGAAGATTTGCTGAAGCAGAGAAATGGTAGGAGTGAGTTGTTTCTGATTTATGAGGAAATTAGACAGCTTAGTTTAATTTTTGAGTCGATTGTTTTTAAGCACGTTAGTAGGAATTTTAATAAGTTAGCACATAAGCTAGCACATGCTATGCCTTGGAATCATGGTAGACGATTTTGGACGACTGATTTGCCGGCAGAGATTGGTATTGTAGCCGATGCAgatattagtaatataacttaA